Part of the Syntrophales bacterium genome, TCGTTTAGAGCAGCGGTTTTTGTAAGCTGTTTGGCACTTACAAACTCAGGATGAGCCGAAAATTAAAAGTTAACCAGATGCCGGGGGATGTCCCGAAAAACATCCCCTGCATTCGCCTCCAGGGCCGCTGGTTGGAGAAACTGGGCTACCGGCCTGGACAGGCTATTGTGGTGCGGGAGGAAGAAGCCCGGCTGATTATTGAAAAGGCAAAAGAATAACAAGAAAAAGAATCTGTTAAAAAAATGTTTAAACCTTACATTCAACAACCTAAATTTTCCCAAATGCAATATTTGTAATGGCTGACGCTAATTCTTAAAAAAAAAGTAAAAAAAGTTGCTAAAACAGCGATAATTTCCATATTTTACCTGGTACTTTTGGTACGGTTCTAGTATGATAAACTCGGGAGGTGCTGTTATGTTTGTTTACACTTCCGGCCCGGCCGGATTCATCGCGGCGCTATACGACCAACTGGAGTTTGGTAAAATTATCGATGAGTTGCTCCCGTGGGACCCGGCACAATGCTTGCTTTCTCCGGGTGCCAGGATAAAGGCCATGGTCATCAATATTTTCTGCGGGCGCAGGCCACTTTACCGGGTGAATGAATTTTTTACAGGCATGGATACGGAAAACCTTTTCGGTA contains:
- a CDS encoding SymE family type I addiction module toxin, with amino-acid sequence MSRKLKVNQMPGDVPKNIPCIRLQGRWLEKLGYRPGQAIVVREEEARLIIEKAKE
- a CDS encoding DUF4277 domain-containing protein — translated: MFVYTSGPAGFIAALYDQLEFGKIIDELLPWDPAQCLLSPGARIKAMVINIFCGRRPLYRVNEFFTGMDTENLFG